The genomic stretch CTTGGCGTCCGTCACCTGGCAGTCGCCGCCGCGCGCGCCGGCGCCCACGTCGTGCACATCTCCACCGACTACGTCTTCGACGGGTCGCGCGCGCGCCCGTACGACGAATGGGACGACGTAGGCCCGATCTCCGAGTACGGCCGCTCGAAGCTCGCGGGGGAGCGCGAGCTCGAGGCGCACGCGCGCTCGTGGGCGATCATCCGCACGTCGTGGGTATTCGGCAAGCGTGGGAGCGATCTCATCAGCTGGGCGTTCGGCGCGTACGAACGCGGCGAGCTCGAGGGGGTGCTCGCCGACCAGGTGAGCATCCCCACCTACGCGCCGGATCTGGCCGAGCTGCTCGCTCGCTTCGCGGTGGAGCGTCGCGAGGGACTGTTCCACGTCACGAGCGGCTCCGAAGCATGCACGCGTCACGACCTCATCACCGACGCGCTGCGCAACCGTGGCCTCGACGCCGACCGCGTGCAGCCGATCACTGTCATCCCCGACCGTCCCGCGCCGCGTCCCGCCTTCAGCGCGCTCGACAATCGCGCGCTCCGGCTCGCCGGTCTCCGGGGATTGCGCCCCTGGCGCGACGCCCTCGCCGAGTACGTGAAGGAGTGGTCGTGAGTGAGATCGCGGTGATCGGTGCGGGGTACGTGGGGATTCCCACGGCCGCGTGCTTCGCGCACCTCGGACATCACGTCGTGTGCGCCGACGTCGACGAGGCGCGTATCCGAGCCCTCGCGAAGGGCGAAGTCCCGATCCTCGAGGAAGGGCTGCCCGCGCTCGTCGTCGAGGGGCTGCGCGCAGGACGGCTGCGCTTCGTCGTCGGCGCGCAGGAGGCGGCGCGCGACGCGGAGTTCGTCTTCATCTGCGTGCAGACTCCTCAGGCCGAGAACGGCGCGGCCGACCTCTCTGTCGTCGAGGGCGTCGCCCGCGAGATCGCGCCGGTGTTGCGGCCGGGCACCGTCGTGGTGAACAAGTCGACGATGCCGGTCGGCTCCACCGACGCAGTGGCTCGCGCCCTGAAGTCAGCGGGCACGGTCACCGACGTTGGGGTCGCGTCCAACCCCGAGTTCCTCCGCGAAGGGCAAGCGGTGCGCGACACGCTGGCGCCGCACCGTGTCGTCGTCGGCTGTGACGACACCGCGGTCGCGGTGCGCGTGTCGGAGTTGTACCGCGACATCCAGGCTCCCGTACTGGTCACCGATCCGGCATCCGCGGAGATGATCAAGTACGCCTCGAACGCGTTCCTCGCCACGAAGATCTCCTTCGTGAACGCGATCGCCAACCTGTGCGAAGTCGTGAACGCCGACGTACGCGAGGTCGTCCTCGGTATGGGCTACGACCCGCGGATCGGCTTCGAGGTCCTCCACCCGGGGCCCGGATTCGGCGGTTCCTGCTTCCCAAAGGACGCCGCGGCCCTCCTGCACACGGCCGACGACGCCGGTTACGACTTTGGCTTGTTGCGCGCCGTGATCGATGTGAACGTCAGGCAGCGCGCCGTGGTGCTGGAGAAGCTGCGCGCGGCCGCGGGAGGCGAGCTTCGCGGCGCCACCATCGGGATCTGGGGCCTCGCGTTCAAGGCGAACACCGACGACCTCCGCGAGTCACCGGCCATTTTCTTGGCCGAGCTGCTGCTGGCCGAGGGCGCCATCATCCAGGCGTACGACCCCGCCGCTCGCGAGACGGCCGCCGCGCGCCTCCATGGGTTCGAGATCGCGGCCGACGCGTACGAGGCGGCCGCCGGCGCGTCGGTGCTGGCGCTGCTCACCGAATGGGACGAGTTCCGCTGGCTCGACTTCGAGCGGGTGCGGAGCTCCATGCGTTCGCCGTTCGCGGTCGTCGACGCGCGGAACCTGCTCGATCCGTCGGCGATGCGGCGGCGCGGTTTCGCGTACCAGGGCGTCGGCCGCTGATGCCCCGCGCGGTCGTCACCGGCGGCGCCGGATTCCTCGGCTCGCACCTGTGTCGTGTGCTGCACACGCAGGGATGGGAGGTCGTCGCGGTCGACGATCTCTCGACGGGCTTCGTCGCGAACGTCGAGGATCTGCTCGGCCGGCCCGGGTTCGAGCTCGTCGAGCACGACGTGGTCCACGGACTCCCGATCGAGGGGCCGGTGGCGGCGGTGCTGCACCTCGCGAGCCCCGCGAGTCCGCCGGTGTACCTCGGTCGCCCGATCGCGACGCTCGAGGTCGGTGCCCTCGGCACGCAGCACGCGCTCGAGCTGGCGCGCAAGCACGACGGCGCGCGTGTGCTCCTGGCCTCCACCAGCGAGGTCTACGGCGACCCCGACGTGAGCCCGCAGGGTGAGGGTTACTGGGGAAACGTCAACCCGGTCGGGCCGCGGGCGGCCTACGACGAGGCGAAGCGCTACGCGGAAGCGATCACGATGGCCTATCACCGGGTGTACGGGATCGACACCAAGATCGCTCGCATCTTCAACACCTACGGGCCGTTCCTCCGGCCCGAGGACGGCCGTGTGATCTCGAACTTCCTTGCCCAGGCGATCGACGGTCGTCCGCTCACGGTGTACGGCGACGGGTCGCAGAGCCGCTCGTACTGTTATGTCGACGACCTGATCGCGGGGCTCGTCGCGTTGCTCGACTCCGCGCACGTCGGGCCGATGAACCTCGGGAACCCGCACGAGCTCACGGTGCTCGAGCTCGCACACACCGTGCTCGACGTGACCGGCTCGCGTTCGGAGGTGGTGTTCGAGCCGCTACCCCGCGACGACCCTCGTCAACGGTGCCCCGACATCGCGCTGGCCGGTCAGGTCCTCGGTTGGCATCCGCGCATCGGACTCAGCGAAGGTCTCAGCCGCACCTGCGAGTGGTATCGGGGGATCGGTGACGCAGTCTGACCCAGCGGAATACCACAAGCTGTCGGTCATCGTGCCCGTGTACGACGAACGCAATACCGTCGCCGAGATCGTGCGCCGGATGCGCGCCGTCGACATCCCCCTCGAGCGCGAGTTCGTGCTCGTCGACGACGGCAGCACCGACGGCACGCGCGAGGTTCTCCGCCAGCTTGCCGACAGCACGGTCCGCGTCGTCTACCACGACCAGAACCGCGGCAAGGGCGCCGCGATCCGCACCGGACTCGAGCAGGTCACCGGCGACCTCGTGCTCGTGCAGGACGCCGACCTCGAGTACGACCCGGAGGACTGGCCCAAGCTCCTGGCTCCCGTGCTGCGCGGGAAGGCGCAGGTCGTGTACGGCTCGCGCTTCACCGGGGAGCGCCGCAACATGCTGTTCCTGCACTGGGTCGGCAACCGGTTCCTGTCTCTCGTCACCAACGTGCTCTACAACACCACGCTCTCCGACATGGAGACGTGCTACAAGCTCTTCGACCGTCGCGTGCTCGCCGGTATCACGCTGCGCGCGTCGCGGTTCGAGTTCGAGCCCGAAGTGACCGCCAAGGTGCTCCGGCGCGGGATCCGCATCTACGAGGTGCCGATCTCGTACGCGGGGCGCGAGTTCCACGAGGGGAAGAAGATCACGTGGCGCGACGGGCTCGTGGCGCTGTGGACCCTCGTGAAGTACCGGTTCGTCGATTAGCGCCGAGCGTGTCGAGTAGCCCTCAGCGTATGGACGAGCCTGCACCGCGCTGGGCCGCGGTCGTCGTGAACTACGAGTCTGGGGCACTGCTCGTGTCGTGTGTCCGATCGGTGCTCGCCGACACGAGCGCGGGCGAGCCGGAGCTCGTCGTCGTCGACAACGGGTCGCGCGACGGCTCGGTCGCCGCACTCCTCCGTGAGTTCCCTGCGGTGCGCGTCATCGAGTCGGGCAGCAACCTCGGGTATGCGGGAGGCATCAACCGCGGGGTCGACGCGACACACGCGCCGGTCGTCGCGATCCTGAACTCCGACGTCGACGTCGCGCCGGGCACCGCCGCGGCGATGCTCGCACGCCTCGAGCCCGAGGCCGACCTCGCCGCGGTCGGGCCCGTGATCCGGAACGCCGACGGCTCGCAGTACCCCTCGGCGCGCGCCGAGCCGTCGCCGTGGGATGCCGTCGGCCACGCACTGCTCGGTGCCATCCGCCCGTCGAACCGCTTCACCCGTCGCTACCGCCAGCTCGACGTCGATCCGGCACGGCCCCGCGACGTGGAGTGGCTCTCCGGGGCGGCCATCTGGCTCCGGCGTTCCGCGCTTCGGTCGGTGGGTGGCTGGGACGAGCACTACTTCATGTACATGGAAGACGTCGATCTCTGCTGGCGGCTGCGCCGGCTCGGCTGGCGCGTGGCGTACGAGCCCGGGGGTGCGGTGATGCACGTCCAGGCCGCGAGCACCGACCGCCATCCGTACCGCATGATCGTCCGCCACCACCGCTCGGCGTACCGGTTCGCCGCGAAACGCTGGCAGGGCGTGCAGCGGCTCCTGCTCGTGCCCGCCGCCCTGCTCCTGTGTGTTCGAGCCGGCGTCGCGATCGTCGCACGCGCGCTCGGCGCGCGACCCGGCCCGCCGCGTCTGACCGGGTAGCCTCGCATCCGCCATGCCGCAGTCCCGCAGACGCTATGGGCGCTCCGCGATGCGTGCCCGTTACCGCAAGCCCAAGCGCAGACGGGGCGGATCGCTCGGATGGAACGTCGCCATCGCCGCCGTCGTCATCGTCGGGATCGGCCTGATCGCGTTCTCCCGCTCGAGCGAGTCCAACGGAGCCGGCAACGGCCCGCCGCGGGCCGCCGATCAGGCTGCGGGCACGCCCGGGGACCACTGGCACACCTACCTCGGGGTCGACATCTGCGGCCAGTGGCTCACACCCGTCCCCATGTTCGAGAACCCGGTGGGTTCTCCCGCCGGCACGCAGAACGTGGGCATCCACTCCCACGGTGACGGGCTCGTCCACACCCACCCCTTCGTCGTCTCCGAAGAGGGCAACAACGCGACGCTCGGGAAGTACGCCGACTACGGCGGCTGGGGTGTGTCGTCCGACTCGATCGACGCGTGGGCGGCGCCGAAGGGCGATCCCAGCCAGAAGAGCTGGAGCAACGGCGACACGTGTACTTTCGGCCAGGACAAGGGCAAGAAGGGCGAGATCGTCTGGGCGGTCGACGGCAAGCAGAAGACCGGCAACCCGTCCGACTACCGCCAGCAAGACGGCGAGACGATCGCGATCGGCTTCCTGCCCAAGGGGGCCGAGCTCGGGTTCCCGCCCGACGCGTGCAACGCGTTCGCCAACATCTCCGACCAGCAAACCGCCGCAGTCGTGAGCAAGAACTCGCCGTGCCGCTCCGAATCGACCACCACCACGACCACACCCACCGTGTCGACCGAGCCACCAACGACCACGCTCGCGCCCTGATTCCCGCTCTCGGCAGCTTCGCTGCCGGGCCGCTCGGACCACGCCTCGCTGCGCCGCACGTGAGCGAACGGCTGCCGGTCGGGTACCCCGGCCGGCAGAGAGCGAACCATGGTGAGGTACCTGCGGCGCGCACGCTCGGCTCTGGGCGCTGCAAGACTGAGCGCGTGCGCGTTCTCGTCACTGGTGGTGCAGGGTTCATCGGCTCCGGGCTCGTCGATCGGCTGCTCGCCGAGGGCTGCGACGTCGATGCCATCGACGACCTGTCGACCGGATCACTCGGCAACCTTGCCGACGCCCGCGCGCAACGAGCCCGGAAGTTCAGCTTCCACCGGCTCGACGTGTGTGCGCCCCAGCTCCACGATCTCGTCGCGCGCCGCCGGCCCGAGGTGATCTTCCATCTTGCCGCGCAGCTCGATGTGCGCGTCTCGGTCGCACGGCCGATGTTCGACGCGCAGGTGAACATCCTCGGCTCGCTGAACCTCTGCGAAGCTGCGCTTGCCGCGGGCACGCGCAAGGTGGTGTTCGCGGGCTCGGGCGGCACGCTCTACGGCATTCCCGAGAGCATCCCCGTGCGTGAGGGGCACCCGCAGCGGCCGATCTCGCCGTACGGCGTGTCGAAGAAGGCCGCGGGTGACTACCTGTACTTCTATCGTGAGGTCCACGGGCTCGAGTACACCGAGCTCGCGCTCGCGAACGTCTACGGCCCGCGTCAAGACCCGAACGGAGAGGCCGGCGTCGTCGCGATCTTCGCGGGCCAGCTCCTCGCCGGGAAGCAGCCCACGATCTACGGCGACGGCAGCCAGACGCGTGACTACCTCTACGTCGACGACGCGGTCGACGCGTTCGTCCGCGCCGCAGAGCGCGGGGGTGGCCTCTTGATGAACATCGGTACCGGCGCGGAGACGAGCGTGCTCGACCTGTACGCGCTCATGGCCGACTTCGCCGGCTTCCGCACGGGGCCGCGCTTCGCGCCGGAACGCCCCGGCGAGCTCGCGCGCTCCGCGCTCGATCCCGGTCGCGCCGCGATCCACCTCGGCTGGAAGCCGTGGACCTCGCTCGAGGAAGGCCTCGCGCTCACCCTCGACTGGTTCCGCGAGCAAGAGAGCTAGCGGCGCGTTCTGAGGTCGTCGAGCGGCACCGGCGGTCGTTCGCGGCCCACGTAGGCCGGATCGGGGCGTCCCACGAGGATCATGGCGTGGGGGAGCCAGGCCTCGGGGAGCGCGAGCGCGTCGCGGGCCTCATCCGGGCAGAAGATCGGCGCCGCGACCCAGCACGACGCGTAGCCCGCGTCGGCGGTCGCGAGCATGAGGTTCTCGACTGCGGCGCCGAGCGAGAGCAGGGCCATGCCCCATTCGGCACGCTGGCGGGTCTCGTCGGGGTAGCGGTCGAGCCCGTCCCAGGTGAGGCAGCCGAGCACGAGCGCGGGTGCGTCGATGATCTTGCGGTGTGACGCGTCGACCAGCTCGTCGATCCGGGTCGCAGCGACACCGTCTCCCGCGAGGTCGCGGCGCCACCTCGCTCCCATTCCCCTGGCGAGACGCTGCCGCGCCTCCGGTGTGTCGACGATCACCCATCTCCACGGACGCGAGTGGTGCGGAGCGGGCGACAGGCACGCCGCCTGCACGAGCGCGTCGAGTATTTCGGGCGGCACCGGTTCGGGCAGAAACGTGCGGATCGACCGCCGGGCCTCGATGAACGAGGGCACAGCGAGGTTCAAGCGACTGCGGCGAGCGTTTCGCGTGCGAGCGAAGCTGCGACTTCCGGATCCTTCATCAAGGTGTCCGTCACGACCGCGCGCACGCCGAGGGCTTCGACTTCGCTCGCCCGTGCCGCGTCTTGGTCGTCGATCACGAACGCGGCACACAGGTCGCGGTACGCGCGCGCGACGCCAACGCACGACGCTTCGATCCCGAGATCGGCGAGCAGCCGGTCGGCCGGACCCCGCACTGCCACACCCGCGATCAGGTTGCTGATGCCGACGACGCGCCCGTGCGCGGCCACCGTTTCGCGGATACCGGGCACTGCAAGGATCGGTGCGATGGAGAGGATCGGGTTCGCCGGGCAGATCACGATCGCGTCGGCAGTGCGCAGCGCGTGGAGCACTCCCGGCGCGGGCCGCGCGGTGTCGGCGCCGTGGAACCGCACCGAGACCACGGGCGGCTCAGAGCGCTCGCGCACGAACCACTCCTCGAGCGCGAACTCCACGTTGCCGTCGGGCATCGCCGCGGTGATGCGGGTGGCCACCACGTCGTCGGTCATCGGGATCAGACGACACGCGAGGCCCCAGGCCGTCGCGATGTCGGCGGTGACCTCGGAGAGCGATGCGCCCGCTCGGAGCCGCTCCGTGCGGTACAGATGCGTCGCGAAGTCGCGGTCGCCGATGTTGAACCACGTGGGCACCCCGTAGCGCTCGAGTGCACCCAGGGTCGCGAACGTCTCGCCGGCCAGGCCCCATCCCGTCTCGGGATTGTTGGCACCCGCGAGCGTGTAGGTGACCGAATCGAGGTCGGGGCAGACCCTGAGCCCGTGGAACCAGTCGTCGTCGCCGGTGTTGCCGACGATCACGACGTCGCCGGGATCGACGACCTGGAGGAGGCCCGAGAGGAAGCGAGCCGAGCCGACTCCGCCTGCCAGGACCACGATCATGGGCAGCAGGGTAGCGGCGGCCCTTCCACCTCAGTTTCGTGACCAGTTTCACAAAACCAGTGGCGATACTCTGACCTCCCTGATGAGCACGGTGGACGGCCCCGACACGCCGGCCGAGCCCCGAGTCGAGCCGATCGATTTGCCGGTCAACTTGCCGATCGATTTGCCGATCGATTTGGAGGTGGCCGCGGCGGAGGAGGAGCTGCCGGAGGAGGAGCTGCCGGAGGAGGAGCTGCCGGAGCCGCTCGCCCTCTACCCGCCCGTCGTGGCGGTGATCGTCACCTGCAATCCGGGTGCGTGGTTCGAGGACACGCTCGCCGGCATGGCCGCACAGGACTACCCCGACCTCACGGTGCTCGTCGTCGACTGCGGTTCCGACGAAGACCCGACCGCGCGGGTCGCCGAGCACCTGCCGCACGCGTTCGTGCGACGTCTCGATGCGAGCGCAGGCTTCGCGTCCGCGGCCAACGAGGCGCTGCGCGTCGTCGAGGGCGCCACGTTCCTCATGCTCTGCCACGACGACGTCGTGCCCGACACGCCGACCGTGCGGGTGCTCGTCGAGGAGGCCTACCGGTCGAACGCCGGCATCGTGGGCCCCAAGCTCGTCAGCGCCGACGACCCCCGCGTGCTCCTCGAGGTCGGGCGCGCCATCGACCGCTTCGGTGCGCCGTACACCGGCATAGAACCCGGTGAGTTCGACCAGGAACAGCACGACGGCGTACGCGACGTCTTCTACGTGACCACCGCGACGATGCTCGTCCGCGTCGACCTCTTCGCCGAGCTCGGGGGTTTCGATCCCGCCACCTTCCCCGGTGCCGAGGACCTCGATCTCTGTTGGCGCGCGCGGCTCGCGGGTGCGCGTGTCCTCGTGGTTCCGGACGCGCGCGTGTCGCACCGCGAGGCGGCCGACGATCGGCGGCGCGTGGACCGTCCCGACGAGACCGCGCTCGTGCGGAGCCGGGTGCGCGTCCTTCTCACCTCGTATTCCTTGCTCACGCTGCTCTGGCTCGTCCCGGTCGGGGTTGTCTTGAGCTTCGTCGAGGCGCTGGGCGACCTGGTCACCGGCCACCCGCGCCGCGCGCGCGCTGCAATTGCGGGATGGTTCTCGAACCTGTTCCACCTGCGCCGCCTACGCGCGTCGCGCAAGCGCGCGCAGAAGCTCCGGAAGGTGCGCGACCACGACCTGCGTGAGCTCCAGATCGGCAGCGCGACGAGGCTCGGCGTGTTCGTCTCGCATCATCTGCAGACCGACGAGCGCCTGCGCTCGTTCGGCGATCGCGGTCGCTCTGCGGTCGGCACGGTGTCCGATCGCGTACGCGGCCCCGCCGCGTTCGCGGTCCTGGCATTCGTGGGCGTGGTGCTCGTGGGCTCGCGCAAGTTCATCAGCGGTGGCGTGCCCGGGATCGGCACGCTGGTGCCCTGGCCGTCAGACGCCGATCTTTTCGACGCCTTTGGATCCGCATGGCGCTACACGGGTCTCGGCTCGGCATCGGCCGCGCCTCCATTGCTCGCGCTGATGGGAACGCTCGGCACGGTGCTCTTCGGCGCGGTCGGCCTCGCACGCACGTTGCTCGTCGTTGCCGCACTACCACTCGGCGCCGTCGGCGCGTACCGGTTCACCCGGAGGCTGGGCGGCCGCCGGGGACCCGCGCTCGCGGCCGGGGTCGCGTACGGCGTGAACCCGGTTGCGCGCAACGCGATCGCCGCCGGTCGATTCGGTCCGCTGATGTTCTACGTGCTGCTCCCGTTCGTGCTCGGCCGGATCGTTCGCCTCGCCGGTCTCGACGCCGATGCGACGCAGGGCGAGCTTGTGCCGGACCCGAAACCGCGCGGCAGGTTCCTGCGGCTCGCGTTGCTGGTGACGCTGGCCGCCGCGTGCTATCCGGTTGCGCCCGCGCTGTTCGTCGTCGCGGCGGCAGCCTTTGTGCTTGCCGCACCCTTCGCGCGCGGATGGGGGAGCGCGTTTCGCGCCGTCGGGATCGCGGCGGCCGCCGCGCTCGCTGCTGTCGTGCTCCTCCTTCCGTGGCCCCTTGCGTACGCGGGTTCGCACTTCGACGCGGCGTCGCTCGGCTTCGCGTTCCGACCTGATTTGGGGCTCTCCGAGATCCTGCGCTTCGAGAGCGGGCCCTCGGGTGCGGGGTGGACGATGTGGGGACTCGTCGTCGGCGCCGCCGTACCGCTGTTCCTCGCGACCGGGGGGGGGNNNNNNNNNNGGGCCGCGCGCGGATGGGTGCTGGCGGTCGTCGGGTGGGCAATCGTCTGGGTGCCTGATCAAGTGGCGCCCGATCGGTCGATGCTCGCACCCGAAGCCGGCCTCACCCTCGCGGCGTTCGGGCTCGCGATCGCGCTCGGCATCGGCGCATCGGTGCTCGTCGACGGCATCCGCGACTTCCGGTTCGGCTGGCGACAGCCGGCCGCGATCGTCGGTGGTGTCGCGCTGCTGCTGCCGATGCTCGGCTTCACTGCCGATGCGATCGACGGCCGGTGGCATGCACCGCGAACCGGCTGGGTCGATGCGCTCGCGTTCACCGATTCGCTCGCGGCAAAGGGGCAGTTCCGCATCCTGTGGCTCGGCGACCCGTCGGTCCTGCCACTCGAGCCCGTCGTCCTTTCCGACGGCACCGGGTACACGCTCACGCGCAACGGCCCGGGCAACTCGTCCGAGCTCTTGCGCGCGCCGGTGGACGAGGCCGACCGCGTCGTCGTCGACCGCGCGATCGAGCTCGCGGCCGACGGGCGAACGAACCGTCTCGGACGCTTGCTCGGGCCAACTGGTGTGCGCTGGGTCGCGCTGCCGTCGACGCAGGGTCCCGGCGGCGGGACGGCCCCCGCAACGCTGCCGGGTTGGCGCCGCGCGCTCGACGGTCAGCTCGACCTTGCGCGGCTGAAGACCGGGCGCGGGCTCGTGCTCTACGAGAACCTCGCGTGGATCCCGTTGCGCGCGTCGGTCGCCCGGCGTGAGGCCGCCATGGTGCCGGTCGGGCCGCGCGACCCGACGCGCGCGNNNNNNNNNNCCCCCCCCCCCCCCCCGGCACTCGGCGTCGACCTCTCAGCGGCCGAGCCGCTCCCGACCGCCGCTCCGGCCGCGCCAGGCGTCGTGCTGTGGGGTGAGGCGTACGACACCGTCTGGGAAGCAACCGCGTCCGAAACTGGCACGTCGCTCCGCCACTTCCGCGCGTTCGGATGGGAGAACGGGTACCGGGTCACGAGTGAGAGCTCGGTAGCACTCGCGTTCGCACACCAGTGGCAACGCTGGACGCTGCTCGGCGTGTCGCTCGTGATCTGGCTCTTCGTCCTGTGGCGCTGGTGGCGCACGCGCGTTCGTTCCGTGCGACCCATCCCGGAATCGGCGCGTGACCGACGCGAAGCGCGTCTCCGTCGCGATCCGTTCGCGGAAGCGCTCGACGACGACACGTTCTGGTGGGAGCGGGTATGACAGCGAAGACGATCCACCGAGGTCCGATTCTGATCGCGCTCGCCGTGCTGTTGGTAGCGGCGATCGTGTACGACGGCAGCGAATCGTCGAGCCAAGCGAGCGCGGCGCGTGCCGGCGCGATCGCGGCGAACCCGGCGGTGCCTCCTGCCGATGCGCTCTCCACCTCGTGGTACTGCACGGAGGGCACGTCCACCGCGGATGGTCGCGCCGACGAGACGATTCTCGTCGCGAGCGTCGCCGACACGCGGATCGACGCTACCGTCACGGTGATGCCTGGCGGCGTCGCGGCTCCGGTGTCGCGCACCGTTCACCTCGAACCGCGCGCGGAGGCGCGTGTGCGCGTCGCCGATCTGGTCGAGGCGCCGGAACCCGCGGTTGTCGTCGAAGTGGTGGGCGGCCAGGCCGTCGTGTCGCACCAGCTCGACGCCCGATCCCCATCGACTGGTGGCGACATCGCGACGGAGCCCTGTGCGCGCGGCGCGTCGTCCGACTGGTACTTCGCGAGCGGCACCACGTTGAAGGGCGCCCAGCAGTTCCTCGTGTTGTTCGACCCGTTCGGCGACGACGCCATCGTCGACGTCACCTTCGTCACCGACGACGGCGTGCAGGAGCCCGACGCGTTGCAGGCGCTCGCCGTGCCGCGCCGTTCGCGCGTGACCATCCCGGTGCACGTCGCAGTTCCGCGTCAGCGCGACGTTGCGATCCACGTTCACGCGCGGACAGGCCGGGTGGTCGCGGAGCGCTCGCATCTCTTCGACGGCACCGCGTCCGACGGCGAGGTCGTGCGCGAAGGGGTCGCCTTGTCGCTGGGCGCCGAGGCGCCGCGCCACGAGTGGTACTTCCCCTACGGCTCCACTTCGGATGGTGCGAGCGGCGTGATCGGAGTGGCGAACTTCAGCGCCTCGTCCACCACGGTCGAAGTCAACGTCATTCTCGACGGAGAGGAGACGCTCGCCGCGCAATCGGTCG from Acidimicrobiia bacterium encodes the following:
- a CDS encoding DUF5719 family protein, whose amino-acid sequence is MTAKTIHRGPILIALAVLLVAAIVYDGSESSSQASAARAGAIAANPAVPPADALSTSWYCTEGTSTADGRADETILVASVADTRIDATVTVMPGGVAAPVSRTVHLEPRAEARVRVADLVEAPEPAVVVEVVGGQAVVSHQLDARSPSTGGDIATEPCARGASSDWYFASGTTLKGAQQFLVLFDPFGDDAIVDVTFVTDDGVQEPDALQALAVPRRSRVTIPVHVAVPRQRDVAIHVHARTGRVVAERSHLFDGTASDGEVVREGVALSLGAEAPRHEWYFPYGSTSDGASGVIGVANFSASSTTVEVNVILDGEETLAAQSVAIPARGVTTVDVSTHVPAGSQYAVAVIARDTEGRAGPVVAELLEWWPSASASTGAATTLGSTRLARRWVIALPAANVDGVVTVLNPGSQPLTAALLVFDAGETTGPPSEPERAVEAGRFAVFDLAALDAGGDHVLVVTADRPVAVGITYTGPAGASITAAVPDYTYGTRG